A region of Oceanicoccus sp. KOV_DT_Chl DNA encodes the following proteins:
- a CDS encoding type II secretion system F family protein, producing the protein MATVAKTSIYVWQGTDKQGRPTKGESSGISQTMVKAQLRKQGINPKSVKKKPKPLFSNAKPIKPSDISVFTRQLATMMKAGVPLVQSFEIVADGLDNPSMADLVNNVKNEVASGTSFANSIAKHPKHFDDLYCNLVASGEQSGTLETMLERIATYKEKTEALKAKIKKAMTYPIAVLVVATIVTGILLVKVIPQFAESFASFGSELPAFTLWVLSLSELVQEWWLIILIGIMASVFLFKEARTRSPQVALAVDKLSLKLPVVGDIIFQSIIARFARTLSTTFAAGVPLIDALEAVSGTAGNIIYASAIKRIREDVMTGQQLNTSIKATNLFPNMLLQMVAIGEQSGALDDMLEKVAQHYEDAVDNSVDNLTSLLEPIIMSFLGVVVGGLMVAMYLPIFMMGAAI; encoded by the coding sequence ATGGCAACAGTAGCAAAAACCAGCATCTATGTTTGGCAAGGGACCGACAAACAGGGCAGGCCCACTAAAGGCGAAAGTAGCGGTATTAGCCAGACAATGGTTAAGGCGCAGCTACGCAAGCAAGGCATCAACCCCAAGTCGGTAAAGAAGAAGCCCAAACCGCTTTTCAGTAATGCAAAACCGATAAAGCCTAGTGATATTTCTGTATTTACTCGTCAGTTAGCTACTATGATGAAAGCAGGTGTTCCACTGGTACAAAGCTTTGAAATAGTTGCCGATGGTTTAGACAATCCTTCCATGGCTGACTTGGTCAATAACGTTAAAAACGAAGTTGCATCGGGCACCAGCTTTGCCAATTCAATCGCTAAACACCCAAAGCATTTTGATGACCTCTATTGCAACCTGGTAGCATCCGGTGAACAATCCGGTACCTTAGAAACCATGCTCGAGCGTATTGCAACGTACAAAGAAAAAACCGAAGCCCTTAAAGCAAAAATTAAAAAAGCCATGACCTACCCTATCGCGGTACTGGTTGTCGCAACCATCGTAACCGGTATTCTGCTGGTGAAAGTTATTCCGCAATTTGCTGAATCCTTCGCTAGCTTTGGTTCAGAACTGCCGGCCTTTACCTTGTGGGTATTAAGCCTTTCCGAGCTGGTTCAGGAATGGTGGCTAATCATTCTTATAGGGATCATGGCCAGTGTTTTCCTATTTAAAGAAGCCAGAACCAGATCCCCTCAAGTGGCGCTGGCCGTCGACAAACTCTCATTAAAACTACCCGTGGTGGGCGACATCATTTTTCAATCCATCATCGCTCGTTTTGCCCGCACCCTATCGACAACCTTCGCCGCGGGTGTGCCGTTAATCGATGCACTGGAGGCGGTATCAGGCACCGCCGGCAACATCATCTATGCCTCTGCAATCAAACGTATTCGCGAAGATGTGATGACTGGGCAACAATTAAATACATCGATTAAAGCTACAAATTTATTCCCCAATATGCTGCTACAAATGGTAGCCATTGGCGAACAATCCGGCGCCCTCGATGACATGCTGGAAAAAGTAGCCCAACACTATGAGGATGCGGTTGATAACTCAGTAGACAATCTTACTTCATTATTAGAACCCATTATCATGAGCTTTTTAGGTGTAGTGGTTGGCGGCTTAATGGTAGCTATGTACTTACCAATCTTTATGATGGGCGCTGCGATTTAA
- a CDS encoding glycosyltransferase family 2 protein, whose amino-acid sequence MKVSVVIPAKNEAESLLVLLPAIKVAMPMAELIVVNDGSDDNTSAVCETCEVVEVRHPYSKGNGAAIKSGAKKATGDVIVFMDGDGQHKPNDIPRLLAEFDKGYDMVVGARNDGSQASVSRLAGNKIYNRLATFMVGHKVEDLTSGFRAVRKDKFLQFIYMLPNGFSYPTTITMSFFRAGFTVKYIPIEAEKRLGSSHINLLRDGTKFLLIIFKVGTLYSPLKIFFPISIMFFITGVCYYGYTYTTMGRFTNMSALLFISAMLVFLMGLVSEQITTLLYKDEEKNA is encoded by the coding sequence ATGAAAGTGTCTGTTGTAATACCTGCAAAAAATGAAGCTGAATCATTGCTAGTACTTTTGCCGGCTATAAAAGTGGCCATGCCCATGGCTGAGCTCATCGTAGTTAATGATGGCTCGGATGATAATACCTCGGCGGTTTGTGAGACCTGCGAGGTTGTTGAGGTGCGGCATCCCTATAGCAAGGGTAATGGTGCAGCTATTAAATCAGGTGCTAAAAAAGCGACTGGCGACGTCATTGTTTTTATGGATGGTGATGGGCAGCATAAACCGAATGATATCCCTCGCTTATTGGCAGAGTTTGATAAGGGCTACGATATGGTTGTTGGGGCTCGTAATGATGGTTCGCAAGCCAGTGTTAGCCGTTTGGCAGGCAATAAAATTTATAATCGCCTTGCTACCTTTATGGTAGGGCATAAAGTAGAAGACCTGACTTCAGGCTTTAGAGCGGTGCGTAAAGATAAATTTCTGCAATTTATTTATATGTTGCCTAATGGGTTTTCTTACCCAACAACCATTACTATGAGCTTTTTTAGAGCTGGCTTTACGGTCAAGTATATTCCGATCGAAGCTGAAAAGCGTTTAGGTTCGAGTCATATTAATTTGCTTAGAGATGGAACCAAGTTTTTGCTAATAATATTTAAGGTTGGAACATTGTATTCGCCATTAAAAATATTCTTCCCCATATCGATAATGTTTTTTATAACAGGTGTTTGTTATTACGGATATACCTACACTACGATGGGGCGGTTTACTAATATGAGCGCGCTGCTTTTTATTAGTGCAATGCTGGTTTTTTTAATGGGGCTGGTCTCTGAACAAATAACGACTCTTCTCTATAAGGATGAAGAAAAGAATGCGTAG
- a CDS encoding polysaccharide pyruvyl transferase family protein, producing the protein MRSIINAVEDIVRSYQSKPWPLVKPRVIQFPVNDICNARCQMCEIWKQKLDTQISVEQLSDALKNDLFTDVRSVGLNGGEPTLRKDLPELVEVLYKNLPQLKTISLITNALVSKKVIASIDAVGEMAQRYAGNLDVMISLDGVGDVHDLVRGRPGNFENAEKVLAHAKHSRAVASYQLACTVIKDNVYGLYDLLDYAIAQDVHIKYRLAVPHQRLYTDNVTEPFALNFQEKYDLCIFLENLIQEYEESEPQRFFYRSLIDQIMYQEPRKAGCNWQHRGITLSARGELMYCAVESDVLGSVIDQDSSQLYFSNAPHLHEILQSKCDNCKHDYGGIPPGNEFLKQCTIEVADRLGLPLRKFIKGEALVPIGQVLRQAKLLKQQKNYGLDKVDPKPAQTFSLLSKDEPRQVMICGWYGTETLGDKAILGGVVHSLCQTLPDVEICLVSLDPYISDFTCQQMPELSGIKVIHLQEALTQVSQMDLLLFGGGPLMAVNAILDMLALFQRAACAQVPTILSGCGVGPLGSKLHNRYIERILSLSSIRLYRDEKSKAAAAALGVNTRDDIVTEDPAHVWLRSRKSAVNKVDTGEKYLILGLREWPHQQYSNYSEQQARVLKKQYEEQLLLALGLLVKDDPKLRIIPFPMCTNHHGGDDRWYYRRLFSGNNPLVDSFKDCLDTFYLTHEVEPQQACTLFAGADAVLAMRFHSMVFAIEMQSPVLVLDYTLGQGKVSTLAKRMKIPHLSLEEITAQNIADELKAMLSGINPSPVIPLEKDFSSDFQQALLRLQVKAG; encoded by the coding sequence GTGCGTTCAATTATTAATGCCGTCGAAGATATTGTTCGTTCTTATCAGTCCAAGCCATGGCCTTTGGTGAAGCCCCGTGTCATTCAATTTCCGGTGAATGATATCTGTAATGCCCGCTGTCAAATGTGTGAAATATGGAAGCAAAAACTTGATACCCAGATAAGTGTTGAGCAGCTTTCCGATGCCTTAAAGAATGATTTATTTACCGATGTTCGAAGTGTCGGGCTCAATGGTGGTGAGCCAACCTTAAGGAAAGATTTGCCTGAGTTGGTTGAGGTGCTCTATAAAAATCTCCCGCAGTTAAAAACCATCAGCTTGATTACAAATGCGCTGGTGTCTAAAAAAGTCATAGCCAGTATCGATGCTGTAGGTGAAATGGCGCAGCGTTACGCTGGGAATCTGGATGTGATGATTTCTTTGGATGGTGTGGGTGATGTGCATGACTTGGTGCGTGGCAGGCCAGGAAATTTTGAAAATGCCGAGAAAGTTCTGGCGCATGCTAAACATTCCCGTGCGGTTGCAAGCTATCAATTGGCATGTACTGTTATTAAAGATAATGTCTACGGACTGTATGATTTACTTGATTACGCGATTGCCCAAGATGTGCATATCAAGTATCGCTTGGCGGTGCCACACCAGCGATTGTATACCGACAATGTCACCGAGCCATTTGCGCTTAATTTTCAAGAGAAATACGATTTATGTATTTTTCTGGAGAATTTGATTCAGGAATATGAGGAGTCAGAGCCCCAGCGTTTCTTTTATCGTTCGCTTATTGATCAGATCATGTACCAAGAGCCACGTAAGGCAGGGTGTAACTGGCAGCATCGTGGTATTACCCTCTCTGCGCGTGGTGAACTTATGTACTGCGCTGTTGAAAGTGATGTGCTGGGAAGTGTCATCGATCAAGATAGCTCGCAACTGTATTTTTCTAATGCGCCACACTTACACGAAATACTGCAGAGTAAATGTGATAATTGTAAACACGATTACGGTGGCATTCCGCCAGGAAATGAATTTTTAAAACAGTGTACGATCGAGGTGGCTGATCGACTAGGGTTGCCCTTGCGAAAATTTATTAAAGGCGAGGCACTGGTGCCAATAGGTCAGGTGCTACGGCAAGCGAAATTATTAAAGCAGCAAAAGAACTATGGCTTAGATAAGGTTGATCCAAAACCCGCACAGACATTTTCACTGCTTTCCAAAGATGAACCCAGACAAGTGATGATTTGTGGATGGTACGGTACAGAGACGCTGGGAGATAAAGCGATTCTTGGTGGGGTTGTGCACAGCCTGTGTCAAACATTGCCGGATGTTGAGATATGCCTGGTAAGTTTAGATCCTTATATATCTGATTTTACCTGCCAGCAAATGCCGGAGTTGTCAGGCATTAAGGTAATCCATTTGCAAGAGGCCCTAACTCAAGTATCTCAGATGGATTTGTTGTTATTTGGAGGCGGTCCATTGATGGCGGTGAATGCCATATTGGATATGTTGGCATTGTTTCAGCGCGCGGCTTGTGCGCAGGTGCCTACAATTTTATCGGGGTGTGGCGTTGGTCCCTTGGGCAGCAAATTACATAACCGATATATTGAGCGTATTCTTTCGTTGTCATCCATACGTTTATATCGTGATGAAAAATCAAAAGCCGCTGCCGCAGCGCTAGGCGTTAATACCCGTGATGATATTGTTACTGAAGATCCTGCGCATGTGTGGCTGAGATCCCGAAAGTCCGCTGTGAACAAGGTTGATACCGGTGAAAAATATTTGATACTTGGTCTTAGGGAATGGCCTCATCAGCAGTATTCCAATTATTCAGAGCAGCAGGCGCGGGTATTAAAGAAACAATATGAAGAGCAGTTGTTGCTTGCATTAGGTCTATTGGTAAAGGATGATCCGAAGTTGCGAATTATTCCTTTTCCAATGTGTACTAATCATCATGGTGGTGATGATCGCTGGTATTATCGGCGTTTATTTTCCGGAAATAATCCGCTGGTTGATAGCTTTAAAGATTGTCTTGATACTTTTTATTTGACCCACGAGGTTGAGCCCCAACAAGCCTGCACTTTATTTGCTGGCGCTGATGCCGTGTTGGCTATGCGATTTCACTCTATGGTTTTTGCTATAGAAATGCAAAGCCCGGTATTGGTTCTTGATTATACCTTGGGCCAAGGTAAAGTCAGTACTTTGGCTAAGCGAATGAAAATTCCTCATTTGTCACTTGAAGAAATTACCGCACAAAATATAGCAGATGAACTTAAAGCCATGCTCAGTGGTATAAATCCCTCTCCAGTTATACCACTAGAAAAAGACTTTAGTAGTGATTTTCAGCAGGCCTTATTACGCTTACAGGTAAAGGCCGGGTGA
- a CDS encoding flippase, translating to MKIERIRPYLNNTLWLLAEKVARITIGIFLFAYIARYLGPEKFGLLNFAVVLVAVTEPLIALGLNRMLVRDLVRFPEKRDEIIASVFVCKLFVAVVCFLLLLVVSLVLGVGPPEARLLIVVLAIGSLFRAFDVIEFFFQSQVAAKYSTIYKSIAFVTASAVNLVLVFLEADLLYFAAVISGELMLVGLFALIAYRHAHHKLLFGQFSVAASKKMIAECWPEVVAGVGTMLCMRLDQLMLEEMVGIKAVGVFATAARLSDAWYFIPAAIVSTTFPAIIAVRATSEHDYMQSLQNLFLILAAMSYAIVLPTMLLAPVLIETLFGEQYVEAASILMIYIWCLPAVAIGLCSGSWIFAEGKIILSLYRMLLGTVCNVLLNLVLIPLYGGIGAAMATVISLFVAFYLFDLFNAAMRPLFFMKTRALFLQGLIGYLKSYLPKAP from the coding sequence TTGAAAATCGAACGAATAAGACCCTATTTGAATAACACTCTCTGGCTGTTGGCCGAGAAAGTTGCTCGAATCACTATAGGCATTTTTCTTTTTGCATATATAGCGCGCTACTTGGGTCCTGAAAAATTTGGTTTGCTTAATTTTGCAGTTGTACTGGTGGCAGTAACCGAGCCGCTAATTGCATTAGGTTTAAACCGGATGTTAGTTCGGGATCTGGTCAGGTTTCCTGAGAAGCGTGATGAAATCATAGCGTCAGTTTTTGTTTGTAAACTTTTTGTGGCAGTAGTTTGTTTTTTATTGTTGCTTGTTGTTAGCCTGGTGTTGGGGGTGGGGCCGCCCGAGGCCCGGTTGCTTATAGTGGTTCTTGCTATTGGTAGCCTGTTTCGTGCATTCGATGTCATTGAGTTCTTTTTTCAGTCACAGGTCGCGGCCAAGTATTCCACAATCTACAAAAGCATTGCCTTTGTTACGGCGTCAGCTGTAAATCTGGTACTAGTATTTTTAGAAGCTGACCTTCTATATTTTGCAGCAGTTATTAGTGGTGAGTTAATGCTGGTGGGGTTGTTTGCGCTGATTGCCTATAGGCATGCACATCATAAGCTGTTATTCGGTCAGTTTAGTGTTGCAGCTAGCAAAAAAATGATCGCAGAATGTTGGCCTGAAGTTGTGGCAGGAGTAGGTACAATGCTTTGTATGCGTTTAGATCAGCTGATGCTAGAGGAGATGGTGGGTATTAAAGCGGTGGGGGTGTTCGCTACTGCGGCAAGATTATCTGACGCCTGGTACTTTATTCCTGCTGCAATTGTTAGTACAACCTTTCCCGCTATTATTGCCGTTAGAGCGACATCAGAACATGATTATATGCAGAGCTTGCAGAATCTATTCTTAATATTAGCGGCGATGAGTTATGCCATTGTATTGCCTACAATGTTACTTGCTCCTGTATTGATCGAGACACTTTTTGGGGAACAATATGTCGAAGCTGCTAGTATTTTAATGATTTATATCTGGTGTCTTCCTGCTGTAGCAATAGGTTTGTGTTCCGGCTCATGGATTTTTGCTGAAGGTAAAATTATATTGTCTTTGTACAGGATGCTGCTGGGTACAGTATGTAATGTGCTGTTAAATCTAGTGCTAATACCACTTTATGGAGGAATTGGAGCGGCAATGGCGACAGTAATATCACTGTTTGTCGCATTTTATTTATTCGATCTGTTTAATGCTGCAATGCGGCCTTTGTTTTTTATGAAAACAAGAGCGCTTTTTTTGCAAGGCTTAATAGGATATTTAAAGAGTTATTTACCTAAAGCTCCTTAG
- a CDS encoding pilin, translated as MKNTQQGFTLIELMIVIAIIGILASVAIPQYQVYTQRSEVTTSISAIRPLQLAIQEFAALNATLPAALTDIARFGAPSNATSYASGIVASAAMTNGDITITFKGAGSAPADVAGTTLILDASISGAGNVSFSANGGTLETKFRPNMNN; from the coding sequence ATGAAAAACACACAACAGGGCTTCACCCTAATCGAACTGATGATCGTTATTGCCATTATTGGTATCCTGGCTTCAGTAGCAATCCCACAGTATCAGGTTTACACACAGCGTTCTGAAGTAACCACTTCTATCAGCGCAATTCGCCCATTACAGTTAGCCATTCAGGAATTTGCTGCATTGAATGCAACATTGCCAGCAGCACTTACTGATATTGCACGCTTCGGTGCACCATCTAATGCGACTAGCTATGCTTCAGGTATTGTGGCTTCAGCGGCAATGACCAATGGCGATATCACCATTACCTTTAAAGGTGCAGGTAGTGCCCCAGCTGATGTAGCAGGTACAACACTTATCCTGGATGCCTCTATCAGTGGTGCAGGTAATGTTAGCTTCAGCGCCAACGGTGGTACTCTTGAGACTAAATTCCGCCCTAACATGAACAACTAA
- a CDS encoding tetratricopeptide repeat protein: MSFSLKNESVSRKYLAAYAVGLAAIVVLVMYSAVNGDFVFDDRINIELNKDIRIESTSWQSLMQGWDSGKTGNFGRPVSMLSFSLSYYFSGLSAPAFKMANLAIHLLNTLVVVVLSILLLQLQAKNNEWLTPKRITLLAFSVGLLWAIHPLHISTIFYVVQRMTLLSGMFTLLGLVCYIRWRQQLESPGKRQWLSPVLIASCLALGVLSKENAILMPVFFVLIEYYFFNDQPTSLREKRYRQFFWIVTGAAVLVILYYLQFVKSWFVDGYQMRQFTQYERLLTEPRVLWSYLNWIVIPNISQYSLHHDDFRFSTELFKPVSTVISIVGLALLVLAAIVCRKKFVWLGFGISFFIIGHSLESSFIPLEIMYEHRNYLPSVGIVLIVVMLVAELLKRNLITSQRVILIALPLLMFTASMTFLRAAEWSTAAGQMQADAARHPDSARSQWELGMLYLQACEVEILAGRAAEAASLYQQALKRANLAAKADADYVASYLGLLVFHSRYNEMFSPQIMAELLKRLKSNTYRVSTDSYLSQLVVCYRNSDCYAKADVVEAIFLNVLDNQSLSNWARSNVLSGYGIFEFERGRSAESKQLLLQAMAISPNAKGYIALADLALHSQEVDEAREYLAIIKGFANDKYLEDIERLSLQINNCCGE, from the coding sequence ATGAGTTTTAGTCTTAAAAATGAATCCGTATCGAGAAAGTATTTAGCTGCATATGCTGTTGGTTTGGCTGCGATTGTCGTGCTGGTAATGTACTCTGCGGTTAATGGCGATTTTGTTTTTGATGATCGGATAAATATTGAGCTTAATAAAGACATTCGCATAGAAAGTACCAGCTGGCAAAGCCTGATGCAGGGGTGGGATTCAGGGAAGACAGGAAATTTTGGCAGGCCGGTATCAATGCTGAGCTTTTCCTTGTCGTATTATTTTAGTGGCCTTTCTGCTCCTGCTTTTAAAATGGCCAATCTTGCTATTCATCTGCTCAATACGCTAGTCGTTGTTGTACTTTCAATATTACTGCTCCAGTTACAGGCAAAAAACAATGAATGGCTTACTCCGAAACGTATAACATTATTGGCGTTTAGTGTGGGTTTGCTCTGGGCTATCCATCCGCTACATATATCAACTATTTTTTATGTGGTTCAAAGGATGACCTTATTGTCAGGGATGTTCACGCTGTTAGGGTTGGTTTGTTATATCCGCTGGCGGCAGCAGTTAGAAAGTCCAGGCAAGAGGCAGTGGTTGTCCCCTGTTTTGATCGCCAGCTGTTTAGCGCTTGGCGTATTAAGTAAAGAAAATGCAATACTAATGCCGGTATTTTTTGTTCTCATCGAATACTACTTCTTTAATGATCAGCCTACATCACTACGTGAAAAGCGTTACCGGCAGTTTTTTTGGATTGTAACTGGTGCTGCCGTATTAGTGATCCTGTATTACCTGCAATTTGTTAAGTCATGGTTTGTTGATGGTTACCAAATGCGTCAGTTTACTCAATACGAGCGTTTGCTTACCGAGCCAAGAGTGCTTTGGTCATATTTGAACTGGATTGTGATACCTAATATTAGTCAGTATAGCTTGCATCATGATGATTTTAGATTTTCTACGGAGTTGTTTAAGCCTGTTTCTACTGTGATTTCAATTGTTGGTTTAGCGTTGTTAGTCTTGGCTGCGATAGTTTGCAGGAAAAAGTTTGTCTGGCTTGGCTTTGGCATCAGTTTTTTTATTATCGGGCATAGCCTTGAATCAAGTTTTATACCGTTGGAAATTATGTATGAGCATAGGAACTATTTGCCCTCGGTAGGGATTGTTTTAATCGTTGTAATGCTTGTAGCCGAGTTACTTAAAAGGAATTTAATAACATCTCAACGGGTTATTCTGATTGCGCTGCCGTTGTTAATGTTTACTGCGAGTATGACATTTCTCCGTGCGGCAGAATGGTCAACAGCGGCAGGACAGATGCAGGCAGATGCAGCAAGGCACCCTGATTCTGCGCGATCACAATGGGAGTTGGGGATGTTATATCTGCAAGCCTGTGAGGTAGAAATTCTAGCTGGGCGCGCGGCAGAAGCCGCAAGTTTATATCAGCAGGCGCTTAAACGTGCCAATCTGGCCGCCAAGGCAGATGCAGATTATGTGGCATCCTACTTGGGGTTATTAGTGTTTCATTCTCGTTATAATGAGATGTTTTCACCGCAAATAATGGCAGAGCTATTAAAGCGTTTGAAGAGTAATACGTATAGGGTGAGTACTGATAGCTATCTTAGCCAGCTGGTTGTTTGTTATCGTAATAGCGATTGTTATGCTAAGGCTGATGTGGTTGAGGCCATATTTTTGAATGTTTTGGATAATCAGTCCTTGAGTAATTGGGCGCGCTCGAATGTGTTAAGCGGCTACGGAATTTTTGAGTTCGAGCGTGGGCGTTCAGCAGAAAGTAAACAGTTGTTGCTGCAAGCAATGGCGATATCGCCTAATGCTAAAGGTTATATAGCTTTAGCAGATTTGGCTCTTCATTCACAAGAAGTTGATGAGGCCAGGGAATATTTAGCCATTATAAAAGGCTTTGCTAATGATAAATATTTAGAGGATATTGAGCGTTTATCGCTACAGATTAACAACTGCTGCGGTGAGTGA
- the coaE gene encoding dephospho-CoA kinase (Dephospho-CoA kinase (CoaE) performs the final step in coenzyme A biosynthesis.): MFVVGLTGGIGSGKTAASDHFAQLGIEIIDADIASRVVVEPGTPALKQIADHFGADILLSDQSLDRASLRQKIFANPEDKQWLENLLHPLIAEEIFRSINQVASPYALFVSPLLIESGQDIICDRLLVIDVPESVQLERTIKRDSNDAEQVQRIMASQASREQRLTKATDVIENTAGIEHLQQQVETLHQQFLLLAAAKTKSNEQ, encoded by the coding sequence ATGTTTGTCGTTGGTTTAACAGGCGGTATTGGTAGCGGCAAAACTGCCGCCTCTGATCATTTTGCCCAGCTTGGTATCGAGATTATTGATGCAGATATCGCGTCAAGAGTCGTTGTTGAGCCGGGTACACCAGCGCTCAAGCAAATCGCCGACCATTTTGGTGCTGATATTTTATTGAGCGACCAATCCCTTGATCGTGCCAGCTTAAGGCAGAAGATATTTGCCAATCCTGAAGACAAACAGTGGCTGGAAAATTTACTGCATCCCTTGATTGCCGAAGAAATATTTCGAAGCATTAATCAGGTAGCTAGCCCATACGCGCTATTTGTATCGCCTTTATTAATTGAATCTGGTCAGGACATAATCTGTGACCGTCTATTAGTCATAGACGTACCGGAATCGGTCCAACTCGAACGCACTATAAAACGCGACAGTAATGATGCAGAACAGGTACAACGTATTATGGCTAGCCAGGCAAGCCGCGAGCAACGCCTGACAAAAGCTACCGATGTGATTGAAAACACCGCAGGCATTGAACACCTGCAACAACAAGTTGAAACGCTGCACCAACAATTTTTGCTACTAGCAGCCGCAAAAACCAAGAGCAACGAACAATGA
- a CDS encoding DNA gyrase inhibitor YacG has protein sequence MNTATKKIPCPSCKTAIEWRTDNPNRPFCSESCKNKDFIAWAEEDRAMAGNPIYDDFLSGDLEQE, from the coding sequence ATGAATACAGCAACAAAGAAGATTCCCTGCCCAAGCTGCAAGACAGCCATCGAATGGCGAACAGACAACCCCAATCGCCCGTTCTGCTCGGAAAGCTGTAAAAATAAAGACTTTATCGCATGGGCGGAAGAAGACAGAGCCATGGCAGGGAACCCGATTTACGATGACTTTCTATCTGGAGATTTAGAACAGGAGTAA
- a CDS encoding MFS transporter, with product MMKKSLAKIRGFLPYVILLFLNAFVDQGHKMLIQNTVFKVYDGYYQVVLTAIVNALILLPFILLFSPAGFCSDRWPKNNIMRIAAWLAVALTLLITLFYYLGWFWAAFGMTFLLASQSAFYSPAKYGYIRALVGADRLTAANGVVQATTITAILVGTFVMSILFEWHYATVGENNETAILQAFAPVGWLLVLNSVVELIMAYRLPELEQPKPELRFSLKEYITGQDIAKAIKPVYSHPVIVVAIVGLAGFWSVSQLMLAAFPAFAKADLGETNTVFIQGVMAVTGIGIMVGALLAAKFTRSEHADAVFNIRWLSLPALGIALCLLWLPILPALWFHGINFFVIGICGGLFIVPLNSIIQYYGDPQHLGKILAANNLGRILACLVFY from the coding sequence ATGATGAAAAAATCATTGGCGAAAATTCGTGGCTTCCTGCCTTATGTGATTTTGTTATTCCTGAATGCATTTGTTGATCAGGGGCACAAAATGTTGATCCAGAATACCGTATTTAAGGTGTACGACGGATATTATCAGGTGGTATTAACCGCGATAGTAAACGCATTGATTCTACTGCCCTTTATTCTACTGTTCAGCCCTGCCGGATTTTGTTCTGATCGCTGGCCAAAGAATAATATTATGCGCATAGCCGCCTGGTTGGCGGTGGCGCTGACCTTGTTAATTACGCTGTTTTATTATTTGGGGTGGTTTTGGGCTGCTTTTGGAATGACTTTTTTATTAGCGTCACAAAGTGCTTTTTATTCTCCCGCTAAGTACGGTTATATACGTGCATTAGTGGGTGCGGATCGTCTAACCGCAGCTAACGGCGTCGTGCAGGCAACAACAATAACTGCCATTCTGGTGGGTACCTTTGTTATGTCGATTTTATTCGAGTGGCATTATGCAACGGTTGGCGAAAATAATGAAACCGCAATTTTACAGGCATTTGCACCGGTCGGGTGGTTGCTGGTACTAAATAGCGTGGTCGAACTCATTATGGCTTACCGGTTGCCGGAGTTGGAGCAGCCAAAACCCGAGTTGCGATTTAGTCTGAAAGAATATATTACCGGTCAGGATATAGCCAAGGCTATCAAGCCAGTATATTCCCACCCGGTTATTGTTGTTGCCATTGTGGGCCTGGCAGGTTTTTGGTCGGTTTCACAATTAATGCTGGCGGCCTTTCCTGCATTTGCCAAAGCGGATCTTGGCGAAACCAATACTGTATTTATTCAAGGAGTGATGGCGGTAACCGGTATTGGGATTATGGTGGGGGCGCTGCTTGCGGCAAAATTTACCCGGAGCGAACACGCTGATGCAGTATTTAATATTCGCTGGTTATCCTTGCCTGCGCTCGGTATTGCGCTGTGTTTATTGTGGTTGCCGATATTGCCAGCGCTATGGTTTCATGGAATCAATTTTTTTGTGATCGGCATATGCGGCGGTTTATTCATTGTGCCGCTAAATTCAATTATTCAATATTACGGTGACCCGCAACACTTGGGTAAAATCCTGGCAGCAAATAATTTGGGCAGAATATTGGCATGTTTAGTTTTTTATTAA